In Shewanella glacialimarina, the genomic stretch CGTTCGCATCTGCGTTTTGTTGTGTATTCGGGACTATGTTCCACTGTGATCTTCCTGACGTACCATCGGCCTTCCAAACTGTTGCGCCTAAGTCTTGCTCTGTTGAGCCAACTGCCTGAGCATTAGTAAAATCACTCCACCCTTGAGATATTGGACTTACTGAGTTACTCGCATCGAATTTTGCGACAATATTGTCTGCATAAACATCAGTGCATATAAAACTATATACACTGATAAATACCAAAAATAGTTTAATTATTTTTATCATAATTAATGTAACCTTTTTATAAGAGTTATTTTACTAATGCTGAATCTACATACTTCTGCCAGCCGCGTTTTCTGTATAAATAGTGGGCACATCACATCACAACTTATTATACACCAACCTGTCATACCATTACCCTATGAAAGCATGGGAACAAAAAACACACAAGCATTTTTTGGTATAACAGCACAACGGTACAACACATATAATTTGCTATTCATATTTTCAGAAGGAGAATAAATTGAGGAGGCATTCAATTTCAAAATTGAATGAGAGACTAAAAAATAAAATCAGATAGTAGGAAGGTAATGTATTGCAATGTGGGGAAAGAGTGCACGAAATATTAACTCACTCTATTTTATAATGAATAACTTAAAAAAGGCGATAATGTGCACTAGGGGCGAGTCGCTCTATAATATAGCCACTTAATGAAAAGAGTCCCTGGTACTTTACACCCAAAGTCCTGCTAAAAAAGTTTACTTAAACTATTGAGTAGTTTGACTCAACAGGCCTAAATAAACATTAGGACTGCGAATAACTGGTTTTATTTCTCCTGAAATCCAATATAGACGATGACCATTTTGGCTAATGGTTAACGGCCCTGCCCCGCCCCAAAATGGCACATCATCAGATAATACATCCCATGAGTCATTAGCAATATTATAGGTTACTTGGTGGCGACTAAAGTTAATATCAGCTTCACTTAAGCTAAAATAGTCTTGGTTAAACGCCCTTAAATCATTCCCTTTAAGTGTGGTTAATTGCAAAATCGCATTATTAAAAATCTCTCGATTAACACCACCAAGTAATACTAACTGACCATTTTCAAGCGATGCAACACCACCACCAACGACAGAAAATGGTTTTTTATCAAGGGTGATGGGGGCTAATATTTTCCATCTCAATTTTTTAAAATCAAAAACATAAGCATCGGTTAATACATAATGATCTTTTCCTGCCGATAAATTCAAACCGCCAAAAACATAAAAATGATTATGATGGTGTATCGCAGGAAAGTCAGATCGCATTAACCCAGGAATAGGCGGCATAGTGCTAGCATCAATGCAGTTTGCAGTGATAAAAGAATACTTACAGACTTGATTACTCACTTGGTCATTTTGCTTACCCGCGAAGAGATATAAGGCATCACTTTGCCATGCTGCACCACCTGATGACCAAGTGAAAGGTAAGCGGCCTATAACTTCAACAATAGGTTTCTGAGTCTGGTCTAACGTCAGCTTAATGATTGAATTAAACGCTTGTTGATTATTTTTACCGCCGATTAAATAAAGGCTATTACCCACCACCACAGTGGCACCATGACCGGATTTCATAGGTAAGTGACCATGGGCGATCTCATTAAGTTTCCCATCATTGACATCAAAAACGAAAATATCTGAGTAAAAAACCTTTGCTCCTTGATCAAAAAATGGATGACCATTGGGGAAGTTCGCTCCCCCAGCCACAATAAGATAGTCACCTATAAAAGCACTATAAGCCCCTGAAATACCGATAGACTCTGTATACCCTTGCGGCGCAGGTAACTGGCCGATTTGTTGCCATGAAATTTGTGGTTTTTTGGTTAACGAAAGGTAATCTTGTTCAGATAGGTCTCCGACAGGTTGTAGCACGTTAGCGTTAGCAAATAAGCTTATTATTAGCGGTAATAATAAAATATGATCAACAAGCTTCAATGCCCGCTCCTTAGTTATCATAAAATCAAAAATTTTAATGGCTATAACAGTAAAAATTAAAACCTAATCTGTAATGATTAGGTTTTAACAAAGCTTAACTGCCTGAATGAGCAGCCATCGAGGATGATGAGCCATTATCCTCGATGGCCTTTAGGCCACTACGTACTCTTTATAGTGCGCCCACCTATCCGTTTAGAATTTCACTTTAACACCAGCAAATAATTGGCGCCCAATGACATCATAAGCTTGAGGTGATGTATTAGTGCCAACTGCGGCACTGGTCGCTTGAATATCAGGTTGCTGGTCAAGCAAGTTATTTGAACCAATATATACATTTACCGCATCGTTAACTTGGTAGCTTGCTCTTACATCAACATAATAAACAGCATCCATTGTGTTGAGGTCGTCAGACAAAGTCGTTTCTCCAAGAACACCTTGAGTTTCAGCGCGATATGTCATCTGGGCAAAAAGATTAAAATCTTCTGTAATGTCATATGAAGCATTCACTGTGTAACGAAACTCTGGGAATAATGTTCTACCTAAATTATCGATTTTACCTGTAGGGGTATCAATTTCATATTCTCCTAGATAGTTAGCAATAAAGTTCAAATTGAAGTTATCGAGGAAATAAGCTACTTCCAGATCAACGCCACTGGTTGAAATAGTATCAGCATTTATTGACGTCGAATAAATATTCAATATTGGACCGTCATTAACATCACGAGACACTTTGCCGCCACAGGTTGCGTCAAATGTTGATGGATCAGCATCATAACAACGTTTAACCATAATATCGGGAGTAATGGTTGTAATACCGTCTTCAATTTCGATAGCGTAATAATCTAATGAAACAGATAAATTATCTAACGGTGTCACCACAAAACCTAAGGTTAATGAGTCCGCAGTTTCTGCTTTTAAATCCGGTGAACCACTTTGTGATACTAGGGTATTATTCGTCTC encodes the following:
- a CDS encoding Kelch repeat-containing protein, with the translated sequence MKLVDHILLLPLIISLFANANVLQPVGDLSEQDYLSLTKKPQISWQQIGQLPAPQGYTESIGISGAYSAFIGDYLIVAGGANFPNGHPFFDQGAKVFYSDIFVFDVNDGKLNEIAHGHLPMKSGHGATVVVGNSLYLIGGKNNQQAFNSIIKLTLDQTQKPIVEVIGRLPFTWSSGGAAWQSDALYLFAGKQNDQVSNQVCKYSFITANCIDASTMPPIPGLMRSDFPAIHHHNHFYVFGGLNLSAGKDHYVLTDAYVFDFKKLRWKILAPITLDKKPFSVVGGGVASLENGQLVLLGGVNREIFNNAILQLTTLKGNDLRAFNQDYFSLSEADINFSRHQVTYNIANDSWDVLSDDVPFWGGAGPLTISQNGHRLYWISGEIKPVIRSPNVYLGLLSQTTQ